Within the Defluviitalea raffinosedens genome, the region ATGAAGCACTGGAAATGATTTTTGACGGCAGGATTGAAGATGCTAAAACGATTTCAGGAATCTTTGGCGCAAAGAGGTTTTTGGAAAGTAAAGAGTAATTAAGTGTACAAGCAGTTCTATTTCCTTTCAGAGATTCATATATTATTTTTGACGAAACCTTCTAATTGGAAAGCCAAAAGTTTTGAATTAGAAGGATTTTATTTACTGAAAGGAAGAGAGCTGTGAGGAACAGACAAAAAAGCATTTCAAAAACATATATGTTGTATGGAATAAGTATTTTCGTATTACTAATCGGAATTTGTGTTGGAGCAATATTTGCCAATTATATGAATTCAATTCAGAACGAAGAATTATTGCAATACTTGAATGAGTTTTTTCTCAGATTTCCCGAGGAAAGCTTTTCTCGTTCTGTAGCTTTGCAGCAAGCATTTTGGTCCCATGGTAAAACGATAGGAATTATGTGGGCTTTAGGACTTGGCTTAATTGGAATACCTTTTGTTCTTTTAGCGGTTTTTATAAAGGGATTTTCTTATGGATTCACTTCGGCTTTTTTATTCATACATTATGGATGGAATGGTTTTACATTTAGCATAGTATCTTGTCTTCCGCAGAGTATTGTGCTCATTCCGGGGATAGTATTTATATCTGCTGCTAGCATTAATTTTGCCTTGTCCAATTATAAAAGTAATCCGAAATATTTAAAAGAGAGAAAAGGAAAGTGGATCGAATATGGTTTGGTTCTTTTGATCGGTTTACTGATTGTCCTTTTGACAGGTGTTATAGAGACCTTTATTTCACCACTTTTCATGGAAATGATTATGCCTAAAATGATTGGATGAGTTTCTAAAGAAATATGTTGCATTTTCGCGTAAATTTTTTGGGAAAAATATCGACTTTTTATACGAAATATTTTATAATTAAAAATAGCTTGGAAATATTAGCAAATACAAAGGAGTACATAAGATGGAAGAAGTCGTTGAAAAATATGCAGTTTATTTAAGAGATTTGAAAGGTGCATCAGAAAATACGATTCTTTCCTATCAAAGAGATCTTCGACATTTTATTTGCTTTTTAAAAGACTCAGGGATAGAGAAAATTCAGGATGTTACTCGAACAAATATAACTGCATACTTGTTAAATCTGCAAAAAAAAGGGAGATCGACTTCGACAATTTCAAGGAATATTGCTTCTATTCGCTCGTTTTTTCAATTCTTACAGAAGACAAATGTGATCAAAGAAGATTTAACCCAAGATTTAGAGTCTCCTAAGATTGAAAAGAAGCTTCCCGAAATCCTATCTGTTCAAGAAGTAGATCTTTTACTACGGCAACCCAATGAAAAGGATCTTAAAGGGATCAGAGATAAGGCGATGCTTGAAGTTTTATATGCTACAGGGATTAGAGTTTCGGAATTAATTTGCTTAGAAGAAAGTGATGTGAATTTAACTCTAGAATATATAAAGTGCGCTGATCCTAACCATTCAAGAGAGAGAATCATTCCTTTAGGTGCATCTGCCGTTAAAGCTCTTAAATTATATTTAGAAAAAGTAAGGTTTGCGATGATTCGAGATCCTAATGAATCTGCCTTATTTGTAAATTGTAATGGTAAACCAATGACCAGACAAGGATTTTGGAAGATTATTAAAGTATATTCCAAAAAAGCGAATATCAATAAAGAGATTACTCCACATATGTTACGACATTCATTTGCTGCACATCTTGTTGCAAATGGAGCTGATTTGCAATCTGTTCAGGAGATGCTTGGGCATTCAGATATATCCACAACTCAAATTTATGCACAATTAAATAGAAATAAGCTGAAAGAAGTTTATTCTAAAGCACATCCAAGGGCTTAGGCCCTTTTTTGTTTTCTGAATATTGAATATAGATTTTTAAATAGAGGAATAATCATTACAGAAAGGTGGGAGAAAAATGATTGACAGAATAATATGGATTATTTTAGATAGCGTAGGAATGGGAGAATTGCCAGATGCGCACAAATTCGGCGATCAGGGAAGTAATACCATTGGCAATATTTCAAAAATGGTTGGAGGCCTTAATGTTCCTAATTTAGTGTCTTTAGGGCTTGGCAATATAGAAGGAATGATCGGACTACCTAAAACGGAAAAACCTTTGGGTTGTTTTGGGCGTTTTGGAGAGATTTCCAATGGAAAAGATACGGTAACAGGTCATTGGGAGATGGCTGGAGTTTTTTCAGAAAAACCATTTCCTACTTATCCCAATGGATTTCCCAAAGAGATTATTGAAGCCTTTGAGAAAGCGATCGGTACCAAAACTTTGGGAAACAAGCCTGCTTCGGGAACAGAAATCTTAGAAGAATTAGGTGAAGAACACTTAAGAACCGGTTATCCCATTGTATATACTTCAGCCGATAGTGTTTTTCAAATTGCTGCCCATGAAGAAGTGATACCAATTGAGAAATTATACGAGATTTGCTCCATCGCCAGAGATTTGCTTGTGGGAGAACATGCTGTCGCAAGAGTGATCGCAAGGCCTTTTATAGGAAAAAAAGCTGGAAGTTTTACAAGAACTCCAAATAGACGTGATTATGCTCTGGCACCTCCTCACGATACGATATTAGACAAAATCAAAGATAAGAATTTAGATGTTATTGCAGTGGGAAAAATTGAAGACATTTTCTCAGGCAGAGGTATTACAGAAGCTGTTCATACCCAGGATAATATGGATGGCGTGAATAAGACCATACAATATATGAAGCAAAACAATAGAGGACTAATATTTACTAATTTAGTCGATTTTGATATGAAGTGGGGTCACAGAAACGATTATAAAGCCTATGCCCAGGGACTTGAAGAATTTGATAAAAGACTTCCTGAAATACTGGATGCTATGGGAGAAAACGATGTATTAATGATTAATGCGGATCATGGATGTGATCCTACGACCCCTAGTACGGACCATTCAAGAGAATATGTTCCTTTTATAGCCTATGGAAAAAAACTTAATCAAAACGTAGATTTAAAAACTAGAAGAACTTTTGCAGATATTGGTCAGACGATAGGTGAAATTTTGGGTACCGACAGAATTAAAAACGGTGAAAGTTTTGCCAAAGAAATATTAAAGAAAAATTAAAGAGGGTGGAAAATCATGAGAATGTATGATCTCATATTAAAGAAAAGAAATGGCGAAGAATTAACTAAAGAAGAGATTGATTTTATCATTAGTGGATACGTACAGGGAGAAATACCGGATTATCAAATCTCGACATTTTTAATGGCAGTATATTTTAGGGGGATGACTAAGCAAGAGATTTCAAATCTTACGCTTTCTTTTGTTCACTCAGGAGATGTGGTTGATTTGTCTTCTATTGAAGGCATTAAAGTAGATAAACATTCTACCGGCGGGGTAGGAGACAAGATTAGCTTAATTATCATTCCTTTGGTTGCTTCCTTGGGCATTCCTGTTGCTAAAATGAGTGGAAGAGGACTAGGGCATACCGGTGGAACCATTGATAAATTAGAATCTATAGAAGGTTTCAGAACGGAACTGGATAGCAGTGAATTTATACACAATGTAAACACTTATAAAATGGCTATTGTAGGACAAACAGCCAACCTAACGCCTGCTGATAAGAAAATTTATGCTTTAAGGGATGTTACAGCGACAGTAGATAGTATTCCTTTAATTGCCAGCTCTATAATGAGCAAAAAAATTGCTTCAGGTTCCGATGCCATTGTATTAGATGTAAAAGTAGGATCCGGTGCATTTATGAAGAGCATAGATGATGCGGAAGAATTGGCAAGGACGATGGTTGATATAGGAAAATCTTTAAACAGGAAAACTATAGCAGTTCTTACCAATATGGATCAACCCCTTGGCCATGAGGTAGGAAATGCTAACGAAATAAAAGAAGTTATTGATGTATTAAGTAATAAAGGCGCTGAAGATGAAACTACTATTGCGCTGACCATTGCTTCTCATATGGCAGTACTGGGAGGAGCATACAATGATTTTGATTCAGCTTTCAGAGTTTTGAAAGCAAAAATTGAAAATGGAGAAGCCATCAATAAATTCAAAGAATTTATTAAAATTCAAGGAGGCAATCCAGAGGTTGTTGATCATCCTGAATTACTTCCTCAGGCAAAACATCACATCGAAATAAAAGCTTCTTCTTCAGGATATATCACATCCATCAATGCAGAAAGCATAGGAATTTCTGCTATGCTTTTGGGCGCAGGCCGAAGAACGAAAGAAGATAAGATCGATTTTGCCGCCGGAATTACTCTTACGAAGAAAATTGGGGACAAAGTAGATGTTGGAGAGACCATTTGCGTCTTACATACAAATCTTGAGAATACTAACGAAGCACAGAATATAGCAAAGGAAGCTTTCAGGATCAGTGAAGAAAAACCTGCTCCTGTAAAATATGTTTATAAAGTGATTCAATAAACTTTTAAATGGAATGGTTTTGGCCATTCCATTTTTTGTGGAAAGAATTACATCCCTTGTATTCATGTGCATATTTTATCAAAATTGGTCTACCCTAAATATAGAGAAAAACATAATAAGTGCATAAGGAGGTAGACTATGTCATTTTATAGACGTGTAGCAATTATACTTATAATCGTTTTGATGATCAATCTTGTACCTTTTAGTGTTGCAGAAGGGGAAGAAACAAGTCCGCAACAGGCCAATGCTGAAATTCAGATAGAATCTCCTGCTGCTGTACTTATGGAAGCAAAAACCGGTAAAGTTCTATTTGAAAAGAATATGCACGAAAAACGCTATCCAGCCAGTGTGACCAAAATTATGACACTTCTTCTGATCTATGAAGCAGTTGAAAACGGAAAAATCAGTTGGGATGATATAGTTACTGTCAGTGAACATGCAGGAAGTATGGGGGGCTCTCAGGTATATTTAGAGCCAAATGAACAGCAAACAGTGAAAACTTTAACCAAATGCATAGCAGTTGCATCTGCCAATGACGCTTCGGTGGCTATGGCAGAACATATTGCCGGAAGTGAAGAAGCTTTCGTTAAGATGATGAATGAAAAAGCTAAAGAATTGGGAATGAACGATACAAATTTTGTCAATGCCTGTGGTTTACATGATGATGCCCATGTGACATCTGCATATGATATTGCCTTGATGTCGCGAGAATTAATCAATAAATATCCTGAGATCCATGAACTTGCAACGATTTGGACAGATACCATTATTCATAAAACAAGAAGAGGAGAAGAAGAATTCGGCCTTACCAACACCAATAATTTGT harbors:
- the spoIIM gene encoding stage II sporulation protein M, with translation MRNRQKSISKTYMLYGISIFVLLIGICVGAIFANYMNSIQNEELLQYLNEFFLRFPEESFSRSVALQQAFWSHGKTIGIMWALGLGLIGIPFVLLAVFIKGFSYGFTSAFLFIHYGWNGFTFSIVSCLPQSIVLIPGIVFISAASINFALSNYKSNPKYLKERKGKWIEYGLVLLIGLLIVLLTGVIETFISPLFMEMIMPKMIG
- the xerD gene encoding site-specific tyrosine recombinase XerD, which produces MEEVVEKYAVYLRDLKGASENTILSYQRDLRHFICFLKDSGIEKIQDVTRTNITAYLLNLQKKGRSTSTISRNIASIRSFFQFLQKTNVIKEDLTQDLESPKIEKKLPEILSVQEVDLLLRQPNEKDLKGIRDKAMLEVLYATGIRVSELICLEESDVNLTLEYIKCADPNHSRERIIPLGASAVKALKLYLEKVRFAMIRDPNESALFVNCNGKPMTRQGFWKIIKVYSKKANINKEITPHMLRHSFAAHLVANGADLQSVQEMLGHSDISTTQIYAQLNRNKLKEVYSKAHPRA
- a CDS encoding phosphopentomutase; this encodes MDRIIWIILDSVGMGELPDAHKFGDQGSNTIGNISKMVGGLNVPNLVSLGLGNIEGMIGLPKTEKPLGCFGRFGEISNGKDTVTGHWEMAGVFSEKPFPTYPNGFPKEIIEAFEKAIGTKTLGNKPASGTEILEELGEEHLRTGYPIVYTSADSVFQIAAHEEVIPIEKLYEICSIARDLLVGEHAVARVIARPFIGKKAGSFTRTPNRRDYALAPPHDTILDKIKDKNLDVIAVGKIEDIFSGRGITEAVHTQDNMDGVNKTIQYMKQNNRGLIFTNLVDFDMKWGHRNDYKAYAQGLEEFDKRLPEILDAMGENDVLMINADHGCDPTTPSTDHSREYVPFIAYGKKLNQNVDLKTRRTFADIGQTIGEILGTDRIKNGESFAKEILKKN
- a CDS encoding pyrimidine-nucleoside phosphorylase, coding for MRMYDLILKKRNGEELTKEEIDFIISGYVQGEIPDYQISTFLMAVYFRGMTKQEISNLTLSFVHSGDVVDLSSIEGIKVDKHSTGGVGDKISLIIIPLVASLGIPVAKMSGRGLGHTGGTIDKLESIEGFRTELDSSEFIHNVNTYKMAIVGQTANLTPADKKIYALRDVTATVDSIPLIASSIMSKKIASGSDAIVLDVKVGSGAFMKSIDDAEELARTMVDIGKSLNRKTIAVLTNMDQPLGHEVGNANEIKEVIDVLSNKGAEDETTIALTIASHMAVLGGAYNDFDSAFRVLKAKIENGEAINKFKEFIKIQGGNPEVVDHPELLPQAKHHIEIKASSSGYITSINAESIGISAMLLGAGRRTKEDKIDFAAGITLTKKIGDKVDVGETICVLHTNLENTNEAQNIAKEAFRISEEKPAPVKYVYKVIQ
- a CDS encoding D-alanyl-D-alanine carboxypeptidase family protein is translated as MSFYRRVAIILIIVLMINLVPFSVAEGEETSPQQANAEIQIESPAAVLMEAKTGKVLFEKNMHEKRYPASVTKIMTLLLIYEAVENGKISWDDIVTVSEHAGSMGGSQVYLEPNEQQTVKTLTKCIAVASANDASVAMAEHIAGSEEAFVKMMNEKAKELGMNDTNFVNACGLHDDAHVTSAYDIALMSRELINKYPEIHELATIWTDTIIHKTRRGEEEFGLTNTNNLFKWYPGANGLKTGFTSQSMYCLSGTAERDGLSLIAVVMGAKSKQARNSEVAKMLNYGFANYAVIQGDPVGKVVGSVKVYKGNVPAVDCAIKKDVKLLVSKKIANQKIESKVELPEYIQAPVEKGMKVGEIIYLFQDKEVGRSDLVATDSVKKASLKTMMNVLLKQWF